From the Streptomyces sp. Sge12 genome, the window GATGCGGCGGCCGGGATCGGGACGGGAGCAGGGGGACGAACGCGGCGAGGAGCAGGACGGTTACGGCCAGGACCGCGAGCGGTATCACCAGGAAATGGCGGGCCGTTCCGACGGGGTCGCTCCAGACCGTCGCCCACCGGATGTAGATGGCGACGAAGGCGAGAACGGTGGCCGGCGGCGCGGCTCGGAGGAGATGGGGCACCGCGTCGGCCCGTGCGACGACGAGGACGGCCAGGGCCACGGCCAGGCCGGCTCCGGCCGCCGACCACATGTCGAGCAGTTGGACCGAGGCCTTCTGGCTCTTCTCGACGGTCGCTTCCGTCAGCAGGCGTACCGCGCAGGACGCTGCTGCTGCCGCGGCGGCGGAGAGCAGAATGATCGCCGGTGGGATCCGCGAGGCCGTCGTGCCCCGCAGACGCCAGGCGAACAGGCAGCCCAGCACGGCGGCGACCGTGAGGGGCAGGGCCCACTGCGCGTCGCCGGCGAGGATCAGGTATGCGGACGGTTTCCACAGCTGCACGGAGAACGATGAGACCGTGCCGATCCAGAACGCGAGTCCGTACAGGATCGTGGTCACCAGCATCGGCACCGCCCAGCCGTCGGTGCGCCCGGTACGCCACCGAGCCCGGGCCAACGACACGCAGATCACCGTCGCTCCGGCGGTCGCCAGCGGAAGGGTGAGCAGCACCCACAGGCTGCCGTACGGGCTCTCACCGGCCACGCCGGTGCGATTGACCCCGATGAACAGCCCGATCGGCACCGCCAACGGGACGGTCAGGTACACGCCCGCGCGGTGCCGCCGGGGTGCCCGCGAGTCCGGCGGCTGCTGGTGCCACCATGCCGGACCGCACGTGACCGCCAACAGCACGCCGGCGAGCAGGGCGTCGATCGCGGGGGTCCAAGGGGCAACCGCCGTGGCGGTGAAGGCCGGAGTGGTCACCGCGTTGGAGGCCGTGAGAACGGTTACCGCGAGGACTGCGGCCACCGACTCGTCAAGACGGCCGAGCACAGCGGGCGGTGTCCGGTTGGCCAGGTACGTCAGCCGTTGCTGCGGGGTGGGATGCGTCCCCGCCACGCGCTCCCGCAGCGAACGTGGTTGGGCCTTCGCCTGCTCGAGCATGGCGGTCAGGCCGGGAGCCGCGCCGTCGGCCGCGGCGCAGGCGTCCGCCTCGTGTTCCCGGGCCCGGCCGATGCGCGCGGCGATGATCCATGCGGCCACGGCCAGCAGAGCGACGCGGGCGGCGTAGTCCAGCCAGCTCCAGCTCAGCAACGAACCCAGTACCGAACGGTCGGGCTTGGCGAGCGCCGCAATCGTGGTCACGACCAGCGGAACCACGGCGACCATCGGCAGCGCCCATCGCAGCCCACGGACCAGCCACACCAGGCGCACGTCGCCGGCGGCGACGTGCGCGCTCTCGTGGCGCAGCACCGCTTCGATCTGAGCCGCGGGCCGGCGCCGTGCGCCGCGCGGCATCACGATGTGCGGCTTGCCCCGGTACTGGACGGTGAACGGCTCGACGAGCCCGGGCCCGCCGAGCAGCACCGGCGGGCCCGGGGAGGACCAGCGGGCCGGAGGATCGGACAGCGGTCCGACCTGCCGCACCAACCGGCGCGGCAGCCACCAGGTCAGAATCAGCCCTGACGCGACGATCGCTGCTCCGCCCGCGAACCCGGACGCGGCCCGCACCCGCTCCGCCGGGGCGAAGCAGGCGAAGAAGATCGTCCGGGCTTCGAGCCGCTTCTGCGGATCGTCGGGCGGTGGCGGTGCGACGGACTGTTCACACCTCTTCCCCGCGTCGGTCCACGCCGTCCCGTGCACTTCGTTGAAGATCAGTGCCCCGGCGGTGATCCCGGCGACCGCCAGAACGACCATCAGCAGCAGGTAATGTCCGCGGGTCGGTGACGTGATCTGGTGCGGACGCGCACGATCCCCAGCTGCTTCTGCATCCGTCGCCAAGACCTCAGTCACGCGTGCCGCCCCTGCGCAGGCGCAGCGCCCCGACCACGGCCAGACCCAGGGTGGCGGCCTCCTCGGGGGTGACCTTCCCCTGGAGCATCAGGACGACTGCGGCGCACACCTCCTCTTCCTGCTCCGGGGCCAACGGGACGAACGGGTCCTGCGCGTGGCCACGCAGCCGCGCCAGTCCCGCCTTCGTCCTCTCGCTCACCACCGCCGAGGCCTGCTCCGCGAGAGCGCCGCCCACCGCGCCGAGCAGCGCCGCCACCGCGGGAAGCACGTAGTCGGCCAGCGGCAGCATGTCGACACCCATGCCGACCGGCGGCCGCACCCGAGAGCGGCCCTCCCGCTCAATCCGCTCCAGGGCTGCGTCAAGGTCCTCGACTTCGTCCGGGTAGGACGACAGGAGAGCCTCCCGCGTCACTTCCACGACCACAGGGTCCACACGAACTCCTCACGCTCGATGACCACTCGGTTCCCCCGTCCCGCAACGCCGGCACCGGCCGACTCGCGCAGAGTCGGTCAAAACCACCACCGGCATGCAGCAAGGTAGTCCGCAGCAGCGTCCTCCACGCGTGGTTTCGGTGAACGTCCCCGAAGCGGGATCGCACGGCAAACGCACGGCGAACGCAACTCGGTAGTCTTCGTCGAATGCTTCGACAGGGATCTCTCGCCACACTGCGGCACAAGCCGTTCAGGCTGTTTCTTCTGGCACGGCTCGTCTCGATGAGCGGAACGGCGATGGCCCCCGTGGCCCTGGCCTTCGCGGTACTCGGATTCGACAGCGGGCCGGCATCCCTGGCGATCGTCCTCGCCGCCAACACGGCTCCGCAGCTCGTCCTGCTCCTCGTCGGAGGAGTGCTCGCGGACCGGTTCTCCCGTCAACGGGTCATGGTGATAGGCAACTTGATACCGGCCGTCACCCAGGGCTGCGTCGCCCTCCTCGTGGTGTCCGGTACGGCCACGACAGGGCGGATCGCCCTGTTCGCGGCGCTGGCGGGCTGTGCGTCGGCGCTGACCCAGCCCGCCATGAACAGTGTGCTGCCGCAGCTCGTCGATCCCGGCGAGCTGCAGCAGGCCAACGCGCTGATGCGGTTGCCGAGCAACCTGATCCGCATCCTCGCGCCGGCGGTCGGCGGCGTCCTCGTCGCGCTCGTCGGCCCGGAGCTGACCCTGGGCTGGGACGCCGCCAGCTTCGCGGTCGCGGCCCTCCTCTGCAGCCGTCTCGGCGTGTCCGGACCCGCCAGGACGCCGGCTTCAGTGTTCCGCGACTTCAAGGATGGCTGGAGGGAGTTCTCCCGTCTCTTCTGGATCTGGTCCTATGTGCTGTCCGGCACCGTGGTCGTCGCCCTCTGGCTCGGCGGCTATCAACTCCTCGGTCCCGTCGTGGCCGTGAACGGCCGACTGGGCGCTCCCTCCTGGGGCATCGTCCAAGGGGCCTTCGCAGCAGGCCTGTTCCTGGGCGGAGTCGTTTCGCTCACATGGAAACCGTCCAGGATCATGGTCGTGTGCGTATGCGCCAACGTGCCTCTCGCGCTGCCCCTCGTCGCGCTCGCCGAGGGCGCGCCGCTCGCCGTGCTGGCGGGGGCGGCCGTCCTGGCGGGCATCGGCCTGGACATCGCGATCGTGTGCTGGAGCACCGCCGTGCAGGAACATCTGCCGTCCGAGGTGCTCGGGCGGGTCAGCTCCTTCAGCTCGGCCGGTGAGCTCATGTCCGTGCCGCTGGGCTACCTGGTCGTGGGCGCCGCCGCGACCTCCCTGGGCACGGAGGCCGTCCTTGTCTGGAGTGCGGTTCTGATGACGGCGGCGAGTCTGGTGCTGCTGCTGGCCCCGAGCGTGTGGGCGGTCCGCAGGCTGTCCGCCGGCCCCGGACCGGCCGCGGCAGCGGCGGGAGGCCAGGACCACCGGGACGGCCGGAGCCGGACCGGCCGGGCGCCGGATCAGGTGGCCCGCCCATAGCGGACCGATGAGCTCCAGATCCGCTCCAGCCGCACCCGGGTGCCGGGGCGTGGGGCGTGCCAGATCCGGTTGTCGCCGGCGTAGATCCCGACATGGGTCATGGTCGCGCCGCTCGGGAAGAAGACCAGGTCACCGGCCGCGCGATCGGCCTCGGGGATGTGACGGGTGTGCTCGTACTGCTGGTCGGCGGTGCGTGGGAGCCGTTTGCCCGCCTTCTTGAAGGCGTAGAGGGTGAGGCCCGAGCAGTCGAAGCGTTTGGGACCGGTGGCGCCGTAGGCATACGGCGAGCCCTGTTTGGAGGCGGCCACCGCGACGGCTCTGGCGCCATAGGGGGCGGCGGCGTGCGCCGGGGCCGCGGGGCCGCTGAGTGCGGCGGCCGTCAGGAGGAGCAGGGAGAGGACGGCGCGTGCTCTGGGGCAACAGCACGTGGGGGGAAGGCCCTTGGGGACCTTTCGGAAGTCGGTCCTGAAGCAGGACATCGTGACACCTCCGCAATCGGTTGGCAGGTAACAGTCAGGTCAGTGGTCGTGGTCCTGTTCTCGGTCGGATGCGTCATGGCTCTGACGGCGGACCAGTTTTCTCCGACGTGACGTGCCGAACCGTGTCGGACACAGTGGTATTTGTCTCGATTTTGCATTCGATTCGAGATCATAGGAATGAATGACCATCCGACATGCGTGCCCGAAATGTCTGTTCGAGTGGTGGGCGCAGGCGGGTCGCACGGCCCCGCGCGGCCACGATCCGCCAACTTCTATGATCATCAGATGTCAGATCCTCGCTATCCCGCGAAGCCCCGCCCCGGAGACCCGGTCGCCGTGCTGTCCCCCTCGTCCGGCCTCCCCGGCCTGTTCCCACTGCCCTTCGAGTTGGGCGTGCGCCGGCTCCAGGAGGACTTCGGCCTGACGGTGGTGGAGTATCCGACGACCCGGACGATGGGTGCGACGCCCGAGGAGCGGGCCGCGGACATCCACGCCGCCTTCGCAGACCCGGACATCAAGGCGGTGATCGCCAGCATCGGCGGCGACGACCAGATCACCGTCCTGCCCCACCTCGACCGTGACCTGCTGCGCGCCAGTCCCAAGCCGTTCTTCGGCTACAGCGACAACACCAACCTGCTGTTGTTCCTGCGGGACTTGGGGATCGTCGGCTACCACGGCGGCTCGGTCATGGTCGAGCTCGGACGGCCCGGCGCGCTGCACCCGTCGACCGCCGCCTCCCTCCGGGCGGCGCTGTTCACCTCGGGCGAGTTCGAGCTCACCGCGGCAAGCACCTACGGCGACGTCAACAGCCCCTGGGAGGACCCGCAGACCTTCGCGTCCGAGCCCTGCATGGAACCCGCCGACGGCTGGTCCTGGCACAACGCCGGCCGCGTCGTCGAGGGCATCGGCTGGGGCGGCAACCTGGAGGTCATCTCCTGGATGCTGATGGCCGACCGTGCGATCCAACCGGCCGAGACGTACGCCGGAAACGTGCTCTTCCTGGAGACGTCCGAGGAGATGCCGCGCGCCGAAGAGGTCTACCGGATCCTGCGGAGCATGGGTGAACGCGGGCTGCTGCGACAGTTCCCCGCACTGCTCATGGGCCGGGCGAAGAGCTGGTCCTTCGAGAACCGGCTGGGTGCCCGGGACAAGGCCCAATTCCGCCTGCGTCAGCGCGAGGCCGTCCTGAGGGCCCTCCAGGAGTACGCCCCCGACACCATGGTCGTGTTCGACGTCGACCTGGGCCACACCGACCCGCAGCTCGTGATCCCCGTCGGCGGCCGCATCCGGGTGGACGGCCGGGCACGCAGGATCCTCGTCACCTACTGAGCCGGAGCCGGTGCCGGAGCCGGCGTTCAGTGGCTCTCGGAGCGGTAGGCGCGCATCGCCAGCGGCATGAAGACCGCGGTGATGCCCGCCGCCCAGAGCAGCGACCACAGGATCGGTCCGCCCGCCGGAGTGCCGAGCAGCAGCCCGCGGAACGCGTCCGACAGGTGCGTCACCGGATTGACCTGCACCCATGCCTGGAGCCACCCGGGCATGGTGTCCACCTCGACGAACGCGCTGCTCGTGAAGGTGAGCGGAAAGATGAAGGTGAACGCATAGACCTGCACCTTCTCCGCGTCCCCGGCCACCATCCCGATCAGCACCGCCGTCCACGACACGGCCGCGGCGAACGTGAGCAGCAGCAGGGCCGCCCCGATGAAGCCCGCCGGACCGCCGGTTATCTCGAAGCCCAGCACGAGGCCCAGCGCGATCATCAGGAGCATGGCCCACAGCTGCTTGGCCAAGTCGGCCACGATCCGCCCGAACAACGGGGCCGAACGGGCGATCGGCAGGCTGCGGAGCCGGTCGAACACGCCCTTGGTCAGGTCGGTGTTCAACGACATGGCGGTATACATGCTCATGAACAGCGTGTTCTGAACGATGATCCCGGCCAGCGCGTACTGGAGGTATTCCTGAGGGGAGCCCGCCATCTGCCCGCCGAAGACGTAGGTGAACAGGAACACGAACATGATCGGCGTGATGCTGTAGTCGACGAGCTCCAGCGGGTTGTGCTTCACCGAGACCAGGCTGCGCCATGCCATGGTGGCGGTTTGCCGCAGTGCGGGCAGGGGCCGCACCCTTCCACCGCGCCCCAGGCCGTCCGTGAGGATCGTGCCGGTCATGACGGCCTCCCCGCCTCCGCGTACGCGCTGTCGCCGCCGGCGTCATCGGCGTCATCGGCGTCGTCCCGAGGGGTGGCGGTCTGCTCGGCCCGGTGGCCGGTCAGGGCGATGAACACCTCGTCGAGGGTCGAACGGCGCAGGGTGAGCTCCCCGACGGGAATGCCCGACTGGTCGAGCCGACGTACGACACGCGGCATGAGCGCCGGATCGTTGACGGGGGCGAGGATCCCGCCGCCCTCGGTCTTGGTCTGCGGACCGGCCTCCTGCGCGACCACGCCGTGCGCCGCGTCGAGATCGGCGGCGCGGACCGGCCGCAGGTGCAGTACCTGACCGCCGACCTGGGCCTTCAGCTCGTCCGGTGTACCGCCGGCGATCACCCGGCCGTTGTCGATCACCACGATGCTGTCGGCGAGCCGGTCCGCCTCGTCCAGGTACTGCGTGGTCAGCAGCGTGGTCATGCCCTCCGCCACCAGGGCGCGCAGCATGTCCCACACCTCCCCGCGGCTGTGCGGATCGAGCCCGGTGGTCGGCTCGTCCAGGAAGAGGATCTGCGGTCGTCCGACCAGGCTCGCCGCGAGGTCCAGACGCCGCCTCATCCCGCCCGAGTAGGTCTTCACGGCCCGCCCCGCCGCGTCACTCAGGTGAAAGCGGTCGAGCAGCTCCGCGGAGCGGGCCCGGG encodes:
- a CDS encoding M48 family metalloprotease yields the protein MVVLAVAGITAGALIFNEVHGTAWTDAGKRCEQSVAPPPPDDPQKRLEARTIFFACFAPAERVRAASGFAGGAAIVASGLILTWWLPRRLVRQVGPLSDPPARWSSPGPPVLLGGPGLVEPFTVQYRGKPHIVMPRGARRRPAAQIEAVLRHESAHVAAGDVRLVWLVRGLRWALPMVAVVPLVVTTIAALAKPDRSVLGSLLSWSWLDYAARVALLAVAAWIIAARIGRAREHEADACAAADGAAPGLTAMLEQAKAQPRSLRERVAGTHPTPQQRLTYLANRTPPAVLGRLDESVAAVLAVTVLTASNAVTTPAFTATAVAPWTPAIDALLAGVLLAVTCGPAWWHQQPPDSRAPRRHRAGVYLTVPLAVPIGLFIGVNRTGVAGESPYGSLWVLLTLPLATAGATVICVSLARARWRTGRTDGWAVPMLVTTILYGLAFWIGTVSSFSVQLWKPSAYLILAGDAQWALPLTVAAVLGCLFAWRLRGTTASRIPPAIILLSAAAAAAASCAVRLLTEATVEKSQKASVQLLDMWSAAGAGLAVALAVLVVARADAVPHLLRAAPPATVLAFVAIYIRWATVWSDPVGTARHFLVIPLAVLAVTVLLLAAFVPLLPSRSRPPHRAVLYLLPPLSAGIAAAVTTLLIDYAHLMEYRVRSPL
- a CDS encoding MFS transporter, translating into MLRQGSLATLRHKPFRLFLLARLVSMSGTAMAPVALAFAVLGFDSGPASLAIVLAANTAPQLVLLLVGGVLADRFSRQRVMVIGNLIPAVTQGCVALLVVSGTATTGRIALFAALAGCASALTQPAMNSVLPQLVDPGELQQANALMRLPSNLIRILAPAVGGVLVALVGPELTLGWDAASFAVAALLCSRLGVSGPARTPASVFRDFKDGWREFSRLFWIWSYVLSGTVVVALWLGGYQLLGPVVAVNGRLGAPSWGIVQGAFAAGLFLGGVVSLTWKPSRIMVVCVCANVPLALPLVALAEGAPLAVLAGAAVLAGIGLDIAIVCWSTAVQEHLPSEVLGRVSSFSSAGELMSVPLGYLVVGAAATSLGTEAVLVWSAVLMTAASLVLLLAPSVWAVRRLSAGPGPAAAAAGGQDHRDGRSRTGRAPDQVARP
- a CDS encoding C40 family peptidase; translated protein: MSCFRTDFRKVPKGLPPTCCCPRARAVLSLLLLTAAALSGPAAPAHAAAPYGARAVAVAASKQGSPYAYGATGPKRFDCSGLTLYAFKKAGKRLPRTADQQYEHTRHIPEADRAAGDLVFFPSGATMTHVGIYAGDNRIWHAPRPGTRVRLERIWSSSVRYGRAT
- a CDS encoding S66 family peptidase, which encodes MSDPRYPAKPRPGDPVAVLSPSSGLPGLFPLPFELGVRRLQEDFGLTVVEYPTTRTMGATPEERAADIHAAFADPDIKAVIASIGGDDQITVLPHLDRDLLRASPKPFFGYSDNTNLLLFLRDLGIVGYHGGSVMVELGRPGALHPSTAASLRAALFTSGEFELTAASTYGDVNSPWEDPQTFASEPCMEPADGWSWHNAGRVVEGIGWGGNLEVISWMLMADRAIQPAETYAGNVLFLETSEEMPRAEEVYRILRSMGERGLLRQFPALLMGRAKSWSFENRLGARDKAQFRLRQREAVLRALQEYAPDTMVVFDVDLGHTDPQLVIPVGGRIRVDGRARRILVTY
- a CDS encoding ABC transporter permease, with product MTGTILTDGLGRGGRVRPLPALRQTATMAWRSLVSVKHNPLELVDYSITPIMFVFLFTYVFGGQMAGSPQEYLQYALAGIIVQNTLFMSMYTAMSLNTDLTKGVFDRLRSLPIARSAPLFGRIVADLAKQLWAMLLMIALGLVLGFEITGGPAGFIGAALLLLTFAAAVSWTAVLIGMVAGDAEKVQVYAFTFIFPLTFTSSAFVEVDTMPGWLQAWVQVNPVTHLSDAFRGLLLGTPAGGPILWSLLWAAGITAVFMPLAMRAYRSESH
- a CDS encoding ATP-binding cassette domain-containing protein; the encoded protein is MRYAIQAEGLAKRFKETRALAGVDLEVPAGTVLGLLGPNGAGKTTAVRIFATLLRPDEGRAEVGGHDVVREAGRVRSLIGLTGQYAAVDENMSGTENLLMIGRLLGMSRGGARARSAELLDRFHLSDAAGRAVKTYSGGMRRRLDLAASLVGRPQILFLDEPTTGLDPHSRGEVWDMLRALVAEGMTTLLTTQYLDEADRLADSIVVIDNGRVIAGGTPDELKAQVGGQVLHLRPVRAADLDAAHGVVAQEAGPQTKTEGGGILAPVNDPALMPRVVRRLDQSGIPVGELTLRRSTLDEVFIALTGHRAEQTATPRDDADDADDAGGDSAYAEAGRPS